A single window of Leeuwenhoekiella sp. MAR_2009_132 DNA harbors:
- a CDS encoding DUF4279 domain-containing protein yields the protein MNSTRWFDENDNEIIRENTSSDEMEHIAEIGGGFEEFSVGLNFYSKSLDRKEITKLLGAEPTKAWNAYEKHPIGNAKKSRITDWGKWYFTSKRDKTDLNIKLEELLSNFTNDLNKWKILTNKYESWIDVAGYMDNWNRGFTLKPETMKLIAERNLEIVFDIYHDE from the coding sequence ATGAATTCAACAAGGTGGTTTGATGAAAACGACAATGAAATTATTAGAGAAAATACTAGCTCTGATGAAATGGAACATATTGCGGAAATTGGTGGTGGTTTTGAGGAATTTAGCGTCGGACTAAATTTCTATTCTAAATCTCTTGACAGAAAAGAAATTACAAAACTTTTAGGAGCGGAACCAACCAAAGCGTGGAATGCTTATGAAAAACATCCAATCGGAAATGCCAAAAAATCCAGAATAACAGATTGGGGAAAATGGTATTTTACATCTAAACGAGATAAAACTGATTTGAACATCAAACTGGAAGAATTATTGAGCAATTTCACCAATGATTTGAACAAATGGAAAATTTTGACTAACAAATATGAAAGCTGGATTGATGTTGCTGGATATATGGATAATTGGAATAGAGGATTTACTCTAAAACCTGAAACTATGAAGTTAATTGCGGAAAGAAATCTGGAAATAGTATTCGATATTTATCACGATGAATAA
- the clpB gene encoding ATP-dependent chaperone ClpB yields MNFNNFTTKSQEAVQQAQALAQGYGHQQIENEHIFKAILEVDENVTPFLLQKLDVNINLLKQILESTLNSFPKVSGGELMLSREAAKTVTEAGNIAKKMTDEYVSLEHLILAIFKSSSKIGQILKDQGVTEKHLKAAIEELRKGERVTSQSAEETYNSLSKYAKNLNQLARDGKLDPVIGRDEEIRRILQILSRRTKNNPILVGEPGTGKTAIAEGLAHRIIDGDVPENLQEKQIWALDMGALIAGAKYKGEFEERLKAVIKEVTESAGDIVLFIDEIHTLVGAGGGQGAMDAANILKPALARGELRAIGATTLDEYQKYFEKDKALERRFQKVNVFEPDTESAISILRGIKEKYETHHKVRIKDNAIIAAVELSQRYITNRFLPDKAIDLMDEAASKMRMEINSKPEELDVLDRKIMQLEIEIEAIKREKDESKLKALHADLANIKEERNEVNAKWKSEKEVVDNIQNAKQDIENFKLEAERAEREGNYGLVAELRYGKIKEAQEELEKLQVALANQGENTLIKEEVTSEDIAEVVAKWTGIPVTKMLQSEREKLLHLEGELHKRVVGQQEAIIAVSDAVRRSRAGLQDQKRPIGSFLFLGTTGVGKTELAKALAEYLFDDENNLTRIDMSEYQERHSVSRLVGAPPGYVGYDEGGQLTEAVRRKPYSVILLDEIEKAHPDTFNILLQVLDEGRLTDNKGRLADFKNTIIIMTSNMGSHIIQEKFEAIKDAETAMEGAKVEVLGLLKQTIRPEFINRIDDIVMFAPLTRKDIEKVVSLQLKGVTKMLNKQGITLDATTEAIAHLATKGFQPEFGARPVKRTIQKEVLNKLSKEILSGKITTDSIILLDAFDDELVFRNQNDLVENN; encoded by the coding sequence ATGAACTTTAATAATTTTACAACAAAATCTCAGGAGGCTGTACAGCAAGCCCAGGCGCTTGCTCAAGGCTATGGGCATCAGCAAATTGAGAACGAGCATATTTTTAAAGCGATTCTTGAAGTTGATGAGAATGTTACTCCCTTTTTACTTCAAAAATTGGATGTAAATATTAATCTGCTTAAACAGATTTTAGAAAGTACGCTTAACAGTTTTCCTAAAGTAAGTGGCGGCGAGCTTATGCTTTCACGTGAGGCTGCTAAAACAGTAACTGAAGCTGGAAACATCGCTAAAAAAATGACCGATGAGTATGTCTCTCTAGAACATCTTATACTCGCCATTTTTAAATCGAGCAGTAAAATAGGTCAGATTTTAAAAGACCAGGGCGTTACCGAAAAACATCTTAAAGCCGCTATTGAAGAGTTGCGCAAAGGAGAGCGTGTTACTTCACAAAGCGCAGAAGAAACCTATAACTCTTTGAGCAAATACGCCAAGAACTTAAACCAACTTGCACGTGATGGCAAGCTCGATCCCGTGATAGGTCGTGATGAAGAAATACGTAGAATTTTACAAATTCTATCGCGTAGAACGAAGAATAACCCGATTCTGGTAGGTGAACCCGGTACCGGTAAAACCGCAATTGCAGAAGGTCTTGCCCATCGTATTATAGACGGTGACGTTCCCGAAAATCTTCAGGAAAAGCAAATCTGGGCGCTAGATATGGGGGCTTTAATTGCCGGTGCAAAATACAAAGGTGAGTTTGAAGAACGCCTTAAAGCTGTTATTAAAGAAGTAACCGAAAGTGCTGGCGATATTGTCCTCTTTATAGATGAGATTCACACCCTCGTGGGCGCCGGTGGCGGTCAGGGAGCGATGGATGCTGCAAATATTTTAAAGCCTGCTCTTGCACGTGGCGAACTGCGTGCTATAGGTGCAACAACTTTAGATGAGTATCAGAAGTATTTTGAAAAAGATAAAGCTTTAGAGCGACGTTTTCAGAAGGTGAATGTATTTGAACCCGATACCGAATCTGCAATTTCCATCTTACGCGGAATTAAAGAGAAGTATGAGACGCACCACAAAGTGCGTATTAAAGACAACGCCATCATCGCGGCGGTAGAGCTTTCGCAACGCTATATCACAAACCGTTTTTTACCCGATAAGGCGATTGACCTTATGGATGAAGCGGCTTCAAAAATGCGTATGGAAATCAACTCTAAACCCGAAGAGCTTGATGTTTTAGATCGTAAAATAATGCAACTCGAGATTGAAATTGAGGCGATTAAACGCGAGAAAGACGAGAGCAAATTAAAAGCGCTGCACGCAGATTTAGCGAATATTAAAGAAGAGCGCAACGAGGTTAATGCCAAGTGGAAAAGCGAAAAAGAAGTGGTTGACAATATTCAGAATGCAAAACAGGATATTGAAAACTTTAAGCTTGAAGCGGAACGAGCAGAACGGGAAGGTAATTATGGTCTGGTAGCAGAACTGCGCTACGGAAAGATCAAAGAAGCTCAGGAAGAGCTTGAAAAATTACAGGTAGCACTGGCAAACCAGGGAGAAAATACACTGATTAAAGAAGAGGTTACCAGCGAAGATATCGCCGAGGTGGTTGCAAAATGGACCGGTATACCCGTGACTAAAATGCTGCAAAGTGAGCGTGAGAAATTGCTGCATCTTGAAGGCGAACTGCACAAACGTGTGGTGGGTCAACAGGAAGCGATTATTGCGGTAAGTGATGCGGTACGCAGAAGCCGCGCAGGCCTGCAAGATCAAAAACGCCCTATAGGTTCGTTCTTATTTCTGGGGACTACCGGTGTAGGTAAAACCGAACTTGCAAAAGCACTGGCTGAGTATCTGTTTGATGATGAGAATAACCTTACGCGTATAGATATGAGTGAATACCAGGAGCGTCACAGTGTGAGTCGGCTTGTGGGTGCACCTCCGGGATATGTGGGTTATGATGAAGGCGGACAGTTAACCGAAGCCGTACGTCGCAAACCCTACAGTGTGATTTTACTAGACGAGATTGAAAAAGCACACCCAGATACCTTTAATATTTTATTACAGGTGCTTGATGAAGGGCGCTTAACCGATAACAAAGGCCGTCTTGCAGACTTTAAAAATACCATTATCATTATGACCTCAAATATGGGAAGTCATATTATACAGGAAAAATTTGAAGCCATAAAAGATGCCGAGACCGCGATGGAAGGTGCAAAAGTTGAAGTGCTGGGCTTACTCAAACAAACCATACGCCCCGAGTTTATAAACCGTATAGACGACATTGTGATGTTTGCCCCGCTTACGCGAAAAGATATCGAGAAAGTTGTGAGTTTACAGCTTAAAGGAGTCACTAAAATGCTCAACAAACAGGGTATTACTTTAGATGCTACCACTGAAGCAATCGCACACCTGGCAACTAAAGGTTTTCAGCCCGAGTTTGGTGCGCGACCGGTTAAACGTACGATACAAAAAGAGGTGCTTAACAAACTATCTAAAGAGATCTTGAGTGGTAAAATTACCACAGACAGTATTATTTTACTGGATGCCTTTGATGACGAACTTGTTTTTCGCAATCAAAATGATCTTGTGGAAAACAACTGA
- the ytxJ gene encoding bacillithiol system redox-active protein YtxJ gives MGFFDKFKSASDIAKEEIKEVKWIQLERLEQLDEIVEISNAVPVLIFKHSTTCGISRMALRGFEKNYDYDKKEIEPYFLDLKQYRDISAAIATKFNVRHESPQVLLIKNGAAVYNTSHSDIDASVLKQKI, from the coding sequence ATGGGTTTTTTTGATAAGTTTAAAAGTGCGAGCGATATCGCAAAAGAAGAAATAAAGGAAGTGAAGTGGATACAACTGGAGCGTCTGGAGCAACTTGACGAAATTGTAGAGATTTCTAATGCGGTGCCGGTTTTAATTTTTAAACACAGTACTACTTGTGGTATTAGCCGTATGGCATTACGCGGTTTTGAGAAGAACTACGATTACGATAAAAAAGAGATCGAACCTTATTTTTTAGATCTTAAGCAATACCGCGATATCAGCGCAGCAATTGCTACAAAATTCAACGTGCGTCATGAGAGTCCGCAAGTGTTATTGATTAAAAATGGAGCAGCCGTTTATAATACCTCACACAGCGATATAGATGCTTCAGTATTGAAGCAAAAGATTTAA